The following proteins are encoded in a genomic region of Thermothielavioides terrestris NRRL 8126 chromosome 5, complete sequence:
- a CDS encoding SWD1-like protein (1| Set1 complex component swd1 [Trichophyton equinum CBS 127. 97] Contains conserved domain WD40[cd00200], WD40 domain), which produces MNFLLSDDYLLQDYPENITNTIRSGHSTCVRFNRKGDFLASGRVDGTVVIWDLETMGVARKLRGHSKNITSLSWSRCGRYLLSACQGWKVILWDLQDGKRHREVRFRAPVYGAELHPWHHYQFAAALFEDQPMLVDITAPAPVCYVLPSVPKRPNTDADATLKEKQAKEDAKHMTTAIVYTATGDHLLAGTTKGRLNIIDARTREIIYSEKIASGVITTLRLTESGKELLVNAQDRIIRTFRVPNLSAADLDPDTIQLPLEHKFQDVVNRLSWNHVAFSATGEYVAASTYNNHELYIWERGHGSLVRMLEGPKEEQGVIEWHPHRALLAACGLETGRINIWSVTSPQRWSALAPDFVEVEENVEYIEREDEFDIHPQEEIQKRRLVQEDEDVDVLTVEDGDGLGNGMDTFRMPILFNLGESDSEEEFVNVSLGTLRRKSPGEQDEDEMTGEERGPGRKPGRGRAKKK; this is translated from the exons ATGAACTTCCTCCTATCCGACGACTACCTCCTTCAAGATTACCCCGAAAATATTACCAACACTATCCGGTCAGGACACTCGACATGCGTGCGATTCAATCGCAAGGGCGACTTCTTGGCCTCGGGCCGCGTTGACGGCACTGTGGTCATCTGGGACTTGGAGACCATGGGAGTGGCGCGCAAACTTAGGGGCCATTCCAAGAACATAACATCACTAAGTTGGTCACGGTGCGGCCGCTATCTGCTCTCCGCCTGCCAGGGCTGGAAAGTCATTCTCTGGGATCTGCAGGACGGGAAAAGACACCGCGAGGTGCGCTTCCGCGCCCCGGTGTATGGGGCTGAGCTTCACCCGTGGCATCA CTACCAGTTTGCTGCGGCCCTCTTCGAGGACCAACCGATGCTCGTCGACATCACGGCTCCCGCCCCCGTGTGCTACGTTCTCCCCTCGGTGCCGAAACGACCCAACACCGATGCCGATGCAACGTTGAAGGAGAAGCAGGCCAAGGAGGATGCGAAACACATGACAACCGCCATCGTCTATACGGCGACAGGTGaccacctcctcgccggcacAACCAAGGGCCGCCTCAATATCATCGACGCGAGGACGCGTGAAATTATCTACTCAGAGAAGATAGCTAGCGGTGTCATCACAACTCTTCGTCTTACTGAGTCGGGCAAGGAGCTCCTGGTGAATGCCCAGGACCGCATAATAAGGACCTTCCGTGTGCCGAACCTGTCCGCAGCAGACCTTGATCCGGACACCATACAGTTACCCCTCGAGCACAAGTTTCAAGACGTGGTGAACAGGTTGTCGTGGAACCATGTAGCCTTCAGCGCCACGGGCGAGTACGTCGCAGCGTCGACCTACAACAACCACGAGCTCTACATCTGGGAACGCGGGCATGGCAGTTTGGTGCGCATGTTGGAGGGTCCGAAGGAGGAGCAGGGAGTCATTGAATGGCACCCACACCGCGCTCTGTTGGCCGCCTGCGGCCTTGAGACTGGCCGAATCAATATCTGGTCTGTCACGAGCCCTCAGCGATGGTCGGCCCTCGCGCCCGACTTCGTAGAGGTGGAAGAGAACGTCGAGTACATCGAAAGAGAGGACGAGTTTGACATCCACCCGCAGGAGGAGATCCAAAAGCGGCGCCTGGTTCAGGAAGATGAGGACGTCGATGTCCTGACGGTGGAAGACGGTGATGGGCTAGGCAACGGCATGGACACGTTTCGCATGCCGATCCTGTTCAACCTGGGCGAGTCGGACAGCGAAGAAGAATTCGTAAACGTATCGCTCGGGACGCTGCGGCGGAAGAGTCCTGGTGagcaggacgaggatgagatGACAGGCGAAGAGCGAGGGCCGGGGAGGAAAccgggacggggacgggcgAAGAAGAAATAA